One window from the genome of Blastocatellia bacterium encodes:
- a CDS encoding gamma-glutamyl-gamma-aminobutyrate hydrolase family protein (Members of this family of hydrolases with an active site Cys residue belong to MEROPS family C26.) yields MPVQMKNYCDYEPFKPKVESMNVMIIDNLLKSESDISPTAVQEADFNPLKWLREERHIAGLALENITRNVLTLIKNSRTKIVHLSDFSENVIEMFNPDAIIISGSLRDWDLYSPELLKGFANIIQKTTVPILGICGGHQLIGLSFGANIVTLDGLLPKEKRNGRIREYEYHYVRVIKPDDPIFVGLDDVNSRFWQAGSHQHVLRVWQNHGLMIDKIPAGFVNLAKSYLCPYQMMVKRTDNQLIYTVQYHLEKSFEDWNKLPTRWEHRNDSRDGRIIFENFLLEALKHKQKNKLYKIA; encoded by the coding sequence ATGCCTGTACAAATGAAAAATTATTGTGATTATGAGCCATTTAAACCAAAGGTAGAGTCAATGAATGTAATGATCATTGATAATTTACTTAAGTCTGAATCAGATATTTCCCCAACAGCAGTACAAGAAGCAGACTTTAACCCCCTAAAATGGTTGAGAGAAGAGCGTCATATTGCTGGACTAGCACTAGAAAATATTACTAGAAATGTACTTACATTAATAAAAAATAGCCGTACCAAAATTGTCCATCTTTCTGATTTTAGCGAAAATGTTATAGAGATGTTTAACCCTGACGCAATTATCATTAGCGGCTCTTTAAGGGATTGGGATCTTTACAGCCCAGAACTACTAAAAGGTTTTGCTAATATTATCCAAAAAACAACAGTACCAATTTTAGGCATTTGTGGGGGACATCAATTAATAGGCTTAAGTTTTGGTGCTAACATTGTGACACTAGATGGTTTATTACCTAAAGAAAAAAGAAATGGGCGAATTAGAGAATATGAATATCATTATGTTAGAGTAATAAAGCCAGATGATCCTATTTTTGTAGGTTTGGATGATGTTAATTCCCGGTTTTGGCAAGCAGGTAGTCACCAACATGTTTTAAGAGTTTGGCAAAATCATGGGCTAATGATTGATAAAATTCCAGCAGGTTTTGTTAATTTGGCAAAAAGTTATCTTTGCCCCTATCAAATGATGGTTAAGCGAACTGATAACCAATTAATTTATACGGTACAATACCATTTAGAAAAATCTTTTGAAGATTGGAATAAGTTGCCTACTCGTTGGGAACACCGCAATGATAGCCGAGATGGGCGAATTATTTTTGAAAATTTCTTACTAGAAGCCTTAAAACATAAACAAAAAAATAAACTATATAAAATAGCCTAA
- a CDS encoding pyridoxal phosphate-dependent aminotransferase — MSSSISKFVPSTRVAKMSASSTLAVLQKADSLRRAGYDVIDLGAGEPDFNTPEHIKQAAHQAITDNFTRYTPAAGTKEIKDAIIKYFSQETNTEYHPSEIVVSAGGKQAIFNAILTLINPGDEVLLPAPYWVTFPEIVTLAQGKTVIIDTEINNFQLTKEMVANYISPRTKLLILNSPSNPSGRVIDQKEFVAIAELAAKNNIWLLSDECYYQFVYPPERPFSAASLREDLRANTLICGSFSKTYAMTGWRLGYALGPKDWIAEMVKVQSHSTSNPSSIGQKAAIAALVSPQDSVVEMLAEYKKRRDYLIPALNSIAGFECVEPEGAFYAFPNIKKVLASNEKIKTSDALAEYLLTQAHVALTAGSAFGSEGYLRISYATSLDILKRAIERINACVEKLIK; from the coding sequence ATGTCCTCAAGTATTTCTAAGTTTGTTCCTTCCACACGTGTTGCAAAAATGTCGGCATCATCTACTTTAGCCGTATTGCAAAAGGCGGATAGTTTGCGTCGTGCTGGATATGATGTAATTGATCTAGGCGCAGGTGAGCCAGACTTTAATACTCCAGAACATATTAAACAAGCAGCCCATCAAGCAATAACTGACAATTTCACTCGTTACACCCCCGCGGCAGGAACTAAAGAAATAAAAGATGCGATTATTAAGTATTTTAGCCAGGAAACTAATACAGAATATCATCCTTCTGAAATAGTGGTGTCGGCTGGTGGAAAACAAGCTATTTTTAATGCTATTTTGACATTGATTAATCCAGGCGATGAAGTATTACTACCTGCTCCTTATTGGGTAACTTTTCCTGAAATTGTTACTCTCGCCCAAGGAAAAACTGTAATTATTGACACTGAAATCAATAATTTCCAGTTAACTAAAGAAATGGTTGCTAATTATATTAGCCCTCGTACTAAACTATTAATTCTTAATTCGCCATCTAATCCATCAGGAAGAGTTATTGACCAAAAAGAATTTGTAGCTATTGCAGAACTGGCAGCAAAAAACAATATTTGGTTATTATCAGATGAGTGTTATTACCAATTTGTTTATCCTCCAGAAAGACCCTTTTCAGCAGCAAGTTTAAGAGAAGATTTAAGAGCTAATACACTAATATGTGGTTCATTTTCTAAGACTTATGCAATGACAGGCTGGCGACTTGGTTATGCACTTGGGCCTAAGGATTGGATAGCAGAAATGGTTAAAGTACAAAGCCATTCAACCTCTAATCCTTCTTCTATTGGACAAAAAGCGGCTATAGCAGCATTAGTTAGCCCACAAGATAGCGTAGTAGAAATGCTAGCAGAGTATAAAAAGCGGAGAGATTATTTAATTCCAGCATTAAATTCAATTGCAGGTTTTGAATGTGTTGAACCTGAAGGTGCGTTTTATGCTTTTCCAAACATAAAAAAAGTTTTAGCAAGCAATGAAAAGATCAAAACTTCAGATGCTTTAGCAGAATATTTACTAACACAAGCACATGTTGCTCTAACTGCTGGATCTGCTTTTGGTAGTGAAGGCTATTTGCGTATTTCCTATGCTACTTCGCTAGATATATTAAAGCGTGCCATTGAAAGAATAAATGCTTGCGTAGAAAAATTAATTAAGTAA
- a CDS encoding endonuclease/exonuclease/phosphatase family protein codes for MLKQADVIVLNEVDWGVKRTKYNNVVERLGTTLKMNYAYGVEFVEIDPISLGTEKFEDIPEPDRSELVKNIQVDKNLYKGLHGTAILSRYRLENVQLIPFTYQAHDWYEEEKKATSFIEKGKRKASETVFLEKIHREIRRGGRTTLIAEIVDEAIPTGKAVIVATHLESKTKPENRAKQLEELLGRLRNIKHPVIFAGDMNTSTSDATPTSILKELKNRVGDEEFWVKQGFKYATGVGLILDAFGGAIKLSRTHLDPTVKSVRFISPNPEAEFFTLLEEFRFDDKGAFDLRGDKTRSFDRKAGTLANSNQRSTKGFVETYQVKRKIGPIGKFKLDWIFIKPPNFTDPTDSKQPYVFAPHFGQTLSILNFSFGEGISDHNPIILDLPFK; via the coding sequence ATGCTTAAACAAGCTGATGTTATTGTACTAAATGAAGTTGATTGGGGTGTAAAGCGTACCAAATATAATAATGTGGTTGAACGACTAGGCACAACACTTAAAATGAATTATGCCTATGGAGTTGAGTTTGTAGAAATAGATCCAATTAGTTTAGGGACAGAAAAGTTTGAAGATATTCCAGAACCAGATAGAAGCGAGTTAGTAAAAAATATCCAAGTAGATAAAAATCTTTATAAAGGCTTGCACGGGACAGCTATTCTTAGTCGCTATCGTCTTGAAAATGTTCAGCTTATACCATTTACATATCAAGCTCATGATTGGTATGAGGAGGAAAAAAAAGCTACCAGTTTTATAGAAAAAGGAAAACGAAAAGCTAGCGAAACTGTTTTTTTAGAAAAAATTCATCGTGAAATCCGTCGTGGTGGTAGAACAACTTTAATAGCCGAGATTGTTGATGAGGCTATCCCAACAGGCAAAGCAGTTATCGTTGCAACACATCTTGAATCAAAAACTAAGCCTGAAAACCGTGCCAAGCAACTAGAAGAACTTTTAGGGAGGCTAAGAAATATTAAACACCCAGTAATTTTTGCTGGTGATATGAATACTTCTACTTCAGATGCTACACCTACTTCTATCTTAAAAGAGCTAAAAAACCGAGTTGGTGATGAAGAATTTTGGGTTAAACAAGGCTTTAAGTATGCAACAGGTGTAGGTTTAATTTTAGATGCTTTTGGAGGAGCAATTAAATTAAGTCGAACCCATTTAGATCCAACAGTTAAAAGTGTTAGATTTATCTCTCCAAATCCAGAAGCAGAATTTTTTACCCTTTTAGAAGAATTTCGTTTTGATGATAAAGGAGCATTTGATCTTCGAGGTGATAAAACACGCTCTTTTGATAGGAAGGCAGGCACATTAGCAAATTCAAACCAACGAAGTACTAAAGGTTTTGTAGAAACTTATCAAGTTAAACGTAAAATTGGGCCTATAGGCAAATTTAAGCTTGATTGGATATTTATTAAGCCTCCAAACTTTACTGACCCAACAGATAGTAAGCAACCTTATGTTTTTGCACCTCATTTTGGGCAAACTTTATCAATACTCAATTTTAGTTTTGGAGAAGGAATTTCCGATCACAACCCAATCATACTAGACTTACCATTTAAGTAA
- the cysC gene encoding adenylyl-sulfate kinase, translating to MSDKGFTLWFTGLSGAGKTTLAHIVETELRHRGLKVEILDGDVVRTNLSKGLGFSKEDRDTNIRRIGFVCHLLSRNGVAAISAAISPYREIRDEVRKMIGDFVEVYVHCPLEVCAQRDVKGLYAKAMAGQIPGFTGVSDPYEAPLNPEVMVDSSKETPEESAKKIIHKLEEMGYVPKPADEVYSEEEEEEVKRRLEELGYF from the coding sequence ATGTCAGATAAAGGTTTTACACTGTGGTTTACTGGCCTTTCAGGTGCTGGTAAAACCACGCTTGCCCACATAGTTGAAACAGAACTACGCCATCGCGGTTTGAAAGTTGAGATCCTAGATGGGGATGTAGTCAGAACAAATTTAAGCAAAGGCTTAGGTTTCTCTAAAGAAGACCGTGATACAAACATTCGTCGCATCGGATTTGTTTGTCATCTGCTTTCTCGTAATGGAGTTGCTGCTATTAGTGCTGCAATTTCTCCTTATCGTGAAATTCGTGATGAAGTAAGAAAAATGATAGGTGATTTTGTAGAAGTTTATGTCCATTGCCCGCTAGAAGTCTGCGCTCAACGAGATGTTAAAGGACTTTATGCTAAAGCAATGGCTGGACAAATACCTGGTTTTACAGGTGTTTCTGACCCTTACGAAGCACCTCTTAACCCTGAAGTTATGGTTGATAGTTCAAAAGAAACTCCTGAAGAAAGTGCTAAAAAAATCATCCATAAACTAGAAGAAATGGGTTATGTCCCTAAACCAGCAGACGAAGTTTATTCAGAAGAAGAAGAAGAAGAAGTTAAACGTCGTCTGGAAGAATTAGGTTATTTTTAA
- a CDS encoding alkaline phosphatase family protein, which yields MGILDRLRSLGKSQPEVKEKKVVLLGLDGTPYTLLKQFCADGTMPNLAKIAANSSLRQMDVSIPEVSSTSWTCFYTGMNPAQHGIFGFLDLQPNSYKIYFPNSKSVKVPALWDVLGNYGKRSVVINVPETYPAKPLNGVLISGFVATDLKKATYPPELYPTLMELQYRLDPDAQKPASLKTFS from the coding sequence ATGGGTATTTTAGACCGATTAAGATCTTTAGGAAAATCACAGCCAGAAGTAAAAGAAAAAAAAGTAGTTTTATTAGGATTAGACGGTACACCTTACACTTTGCTTAAGCAATTTTGTGCAGATGGCACAATGCCAAACCTAGCTAAAATTGCTGCTAACAGTAGTTTAAGGCAAATGGATGTTTCTATTCCTGAAGTTTCTTCTACTTCCTGGACTTGTTTTTATACAGGAATGAATCCTGCACAACATGGGATTTTTGGCTTTTTAGACCTACAGCCTAATAGCTATAAAATCTATTTTCCTAATTCTAAAAGCGTTAAAGTTCCTGCTCTTTGGGATGTGCTTGGTAATTATGGCAAACGTTCAGTAGTAATCAACGTGCCGGAAACTTACCCGGCTAAACCATTAAATGGAGTTTTGATTTCTGGGTTTGTAGCGACAGACTTAAAGAAAGCTACTTACCCTCCAGAACTCTACCCAACGCTTATGGAATTGCAATATAGACTTGATCCAGATGCTCAAAAGCCCGCGAGTCTAAAGACGTTTTCTTAG
- a CDS encoding alkaline phosphatase family protein — MFEKRRKTILQLFDQEKWSLFIGTVTETDRLHHFMWDALVNPNHPYHSGFIEFYRRVDKLIGEVYDRLDNNTTFMMCSDHGFTSLDQQVYLNYWLKQNGYLNFTSEQPKSVEEIGPGSRAFALDPTRIYINLKGKYPQGTVEPGAEYERLRAELAAGLKEISSNGKTAIKKVFMKEDVFQGPLMDQAPDLIVLSNYGFDMKGATNKQTLMDKEIFTGMHTQDDAHFLINRKDIKDKKPHICDIAPTIMKELGVAIPSEITGVAL; from the coding sequence GTGTTTGAGAAACGTCGTAAAACCATTTTACAACTCTTTGACCAAGAAAAATGGTCGTTATTTATTGGTACAGTTACAGAAACCGACCGATTACATCACTTTATGTGGGATGCTTTAGTTAATCCTAATCATCCATATCATAGCGGTTTTATTGAGTTTTATCGTCGGGTAGATAAATTAATTGGTGAAGTTTATGATAGACTAGATAATAATACTACTTTTATGATGTGTTCTGATCATGGCTTTACTAGTCTTGACCAACAGGTTTACTTAAATTATTGGTTAAAGCAAAACGGTTACTTAAATTTTACTTCTGAGCAACCAAAGTCAGTAGAGGAAATAGGCCCAGGTAGCCGAGCATTTGCCCTTGATCCTACCCGTATCTATATCAATCTAAAGGGTAAATACCCACAAGGCACAGTTGAACCTGGTGCAGAATATGAAAGACTTCGTGCAGAACTTGCAGCAGGATTAAAGGAAATTTCCTCTAATGGTAAAACTGCAATTAAGAAAGTTTTTATGAAAGAAGATGTTTTTCAAGGCCCACTTATGGATCAAGCACCAGATTTAATAGTGTTGTCCAACTATGGTTTTGATATGAAAGGTGCTACCAATAAACAAACTTTGATGGATAAAGAAATTTTTACTGGTATGCACACCCAGGACGATGCCCATTTTTTAATTAACCGTAAAGATATTAAAGATAAAAAACCGCATATTTGTGATATTGCTCCTACAATTATGAAAGAATTAGGGGTAGCAATTCCTAGTGAAATCACAGGTGTAGCACTTTAA
- a CDS encoding alkaline phosphatase family protein yields MSGKAAVIGLDGATFEVIDVLIDQGKLPNLKRLIEEGCTGFLRSSVTPNSFPGWTSAATGTSEGRHGIFMPLVRREDNFTLKAMTTLDIKAKSIWELLSERGRQVGVINDPCSFPAVKVNGYLVCGMLWPGGEHPYTYPLELANELEKAVPGYVVDVNLHGKNKEQIADELLTSLDRRLEASRYLLKKYPSDLFWTVFTESDRAQHRLWAAMDKEHPKHQEQPASIYNTIFQIYEKLDHAVGTLLADLDSETTVFIVSDHGFGPFYSAFDIPRWLLDCGYLVERGEKAKLKSALRRIGVLDEVASVYRAIRKPFQKEIGYGVAKMKSQESDTQNYFEKLDWSKTKAYYTLDGGIRLNLKGREPHGIVEPGQMAEDIKQEIKNKLIDHKYPNGERVFRYILTQEEAFDGPYRHFAPDLVLCINYGAYLGDLSNDKYLTPSNHNTGEHTPDGIFIAWGKNIRQGEQISGANLRDVAPTVLFHLDEALTPEMDGRVLQEIFTPEFLANKQIKREGTSYKELSQNTSDEVFASEGIADKLRSLGYMQ; encoded by the coding sequence ATGAGTGGGAAAGCCGCAGTAATTGGTCTAGATGGAGCAACGTTTGAAGTCATTGATGTTTTAATTGATCAAGGTAAATTACCTAATCTTAAACGATTGATTGAAGAAGGTTGTACAGGTTTTTTACGTTCTTCTGTTACTCCAAATAGCTTTCCTGGCTGGACTTCCGCCGCTACAGGTACTAGCGAAGGTAGACACGGGATTTTTATGCCGCTAGTACGTCGGGAAGATAACTTTACCCTAAAAGCAATGACAACTCTGGATATTAAAGCCAAGTCTATTTGGGAGTTGCTTTCTGAACGTGGCCGACAAGTTGGGGTAATCAATGATCCTTGTTCATTTCCTGCGGTTAAGGTCAATGGTTACTTAGTTTGTGGAATGCTTTGGCCAGGTGGCGAACATCCTTACACTTACCCACTTGAGTTAGCCAATGAGCTAGAAAAGGCTGTTCCGGGCTATGTTGTGGATGTAAATTTACACGGTAAAAATAAAGAGCAGATTGCTGATGAACTGCTAACCTCTTTAGATCGTCGCCTAGAGGCTTCCCGCTACCTGCTAAAAAAATATCCTAGTGATTTATTTTGGACAGTTTTTACTGAATCCGACCGCGCCCAACATCGCCTTTGGGCAGCAATGGACAAAGAACATCCTAAACACCAGGAACAACCCGCTAGTATTTATAATACAATCTTTCAAATCTATGAAAAGCTTGATCATGCTGTAGGGACTCTGCTAGCTGATTTAGACTCAGAGACAACGGTTTTTATTGTCTCTGATCATGGTTTTGGCCCGTTTTATAGCGCGTTTGATATTCCTCGTTGGCTATTAGATTGCGGCTATTTAGTTGAACGAGGAGAAAAGGCCAAATTAAAATCTGCACTTCGCCGAATTGGTGTATTAGATGAAGTTGCAAGCGTTTATCGGGCAATTCGCAAGCCTTTTCAAAAAGAAATTGGTTACGGCGTAGCTAAAATGAAGTCTCAAGAGTCTGATACACAAAATTATTTTGAAAAACTAGATTGGTCTAAGACCAAAGCTTACTATACTTTAGATGGTGGAATCAGACTAAATCTAAAGGGGCGTGAGCCACACGGGATTGTTGAGCCAGGGCAAATGGCAGAAGACATAAAACAGGAAATAAAAAATAAATTGATTGACCATAAATATCCTAATGGTGAAAGGGTTTTTCGATATATTTTGACTCAAGAAGAAGCATTTGATGGCCCTTATCGTCATTTTGCTCCTGATTTAGTTTTATGTATCAACTATGGTGCTTATCTTGGTGATTTATCTAACGATAAATACTTGACACCATCTAATCACAACACAGGAGAGCATACACCAGACGGAATTTTTATTGCTTGGGGAAAAAATATTCGTCAAGGGGAGCAAATTTCTGGTGCTAATCTACGAGATGTTGCCCCAACCGTGCTTTTTCACTTGGACGAAGCATTAACGCCAGAAATGGACGGACGAGTTTTACAGGAAATCTTTACACCAGAATTTCTTGCTAACAAGCAAATTAAGCGCGAAGGCACATCTTACAAAGAATTATCACAAAACACATCAGACGAAGTTTTTGCTAGCGAAGGTATTGCAGATAAATTACGTAGCCTTGGCTATATGCAGTAG
- the coaD gene encoding pantetheine-phosphate adenylyltransferase, which yields MRRAIYPGSFDPITNGHLDIIERSSKLFDEVIIGVLVNSQKTPLFNFDERIEIIRAVVADWPQVRVDTFNGLLVNYAQSQQADCIVRGIRAVSDYEYELQMALMNRRLAPNIETVFMMAAEDYSYLSSRLVKEVFMLNGSITGLVPSLVEEKMKEKLQAKKNT from the coding sequence ATGCGTCGGGCAATTTATCCTGGATCATTTGACCCCATTACTAATGGTCATTTAGACATTATTGAGCGTAGCTCTAAGCTTTTTGATGAAGTAATTATTGGGGTTTTAGTAAATTCACAAAAAACACCTCTTTTTAACTTTGATGAGCGAATAGAAATTATTCGCGCTGTTGTAGCAGATTGGCCTCAAGTTAGAGTAGATACTTTTAATGGTCTACTTGTTAATTATGCACAATCTCAACAAGCTGATTGTATTGTTAGAGGGATAAGAGCCGTTTCTGATTATGAATATGAACTACAAATGGCACTAATGAATAGACGATTAGCACCTAATATTGAGACTGTTTTTATGATGGCGGCTGAAGATTACAGCTATTTAAGTTCCCGACTAGTCAAAGAAGTTTTTATGTTAAATGGCTCAATTACTGGACTTGTGCCTAGTTTAGTTGAAGAAAAAATGAAAGAAAAGCTTCAAGCTAAAAAAAATACTTAA